GTGTATTATATAGAAGGACTTGCTCGAGGAGAAGCAGTTAACTGTGGCATTAATTTGGTTTACCTAGCAAGCCATGTAAATTCAGCCAAATTTCATTGGTTTTGTAACCCCAGTAAAAACTTGGGTGGTGAAAATATCACAAGTTTGTTTGCACATGAAGATGGAATATCATATATATCGTGTTACACATAATTAAGCTGGGTTAGGACAACATAGCTAGCGTAATCTGAATCCAAGTGCCGTTTCCGTAATTGTCATAGGTTGATGCATGGATATGGGATCTAGGAATCTAAGTTGGATCGGTTGTCATCTTCTCACCTCTCACGCATTGCTTTTGCTGTTGAGCTGAGCGTTTGTCACATTGGAAATTACTACTACTAGCATTGATCTGTCAGTTTGGCTTGAGATGATAAGAACATTAGGAACTACTGCTACTGGTACGAAAAACATATCCatactttctatatagttgATACCCACAAACAATTATTAGaagctaaagctcaacatgcaagtataccacatcatcacccactagcaattactattctagcccatttaaaatcctatgcaagcatgccacatattcacccactagcaattattattctAGCCCATTTAAAACCCATGCAAGCATGACACATTATCTACAatattacttcctctgtttcataatataagtcattctagcattacccacattcatatagatgttaatgaatctaggtacacatatatgtctagattcattaacatcaatatgaatgtggaaaatgctagaatgacttacattgtgaaacggaggagtaGTATATTATAGAGATCAACAAGTATGTGTCAAATTATCTTCCTCACATTATTTTCTCAATATTTCAAGTTTCATCATTTcgataatatttaacatatacccATCTATaaatcccgcagcaaagcgcgaGGTATCACATAGTATAGTTGATGTTTGGGCCAAAACTGAACTAAACTCCATATTGGGGCGGCAGATTTAATTTGGGCCCAAGAAACTGCCTAGGCTTGGGTCCCTGGGAATGGGCTGGCCAGAGCAATATCAGAACAGAACAGGGTCACCTATATATTTGcgacaaattttctcttaaaaacttgacatatataattatagtacaatcatgatgtaattacactataacttgcatgtaactttcaaaaatctctccgtaacatgctATTTCGATGAAACGGAGGTTGTTGGAACAAATCCTCTTACATGTGTGCGCGTAGTGACCTTTTTCCTTCTTCACTTGCATAAATCTTGAAACTAATATAACGGTGGAAAATTATGTgcaagttatagtgtaattacactacttcctccgtttcatattataagactttctagcattgcccacattcaaaaggagggagtacgattgtagtgtaattatatatgtcaaatttttgggagaaaatttgtcgataaatatatagcaaaattggaACAAAAATATGTTGAAACACAATATGTATACATGCAACACCTTTTTTTTATCCGACTAATTGGTATACCTCCATCTCAGAATAAGTTCACCTATATCAATTTCCATATACAAAAGTGAACTTACAGAGTAGACGAATAGACGTACACACGCGCGTTTACCATGCACCACTCGTGGACAAGTTTGGCACGGAAGTCAATGTTGTGAGAAAACTATTTCATACTTCATCAATCCCAAAATGCAACCATTTGTATGTTAAATACTAAGGTTAAGGGGGTCCCTCTCAGTCATCTTATtggttaaattttaaattttgaaaatttctcAGACTCATCTTCTAAGCATAGTATGGATTTCATTCCACTTTCCTATTTCTTTTCTTAACAACAACTTATCTCAtcaaatactacctccattctaaaataattgtaattctagGTTGTTTGGCATATATTAagatttgaaaagaaaaactatgaTATCCCTCGTTAAATGGTATATAGATAAAAGTGAGAGGGTGGTTGAGGGTAAAACAGAGAGAAATTTAAATGAGAAGTGATTGGTAAGACAATTAGTACTATATTGTGACAACTATTTTAAGACAAAATTGAatcctagaaatacaattattatgggacATAGGTAGTATGTCGCATTTTCAAAGTCATTAATCGTCCCATACCCTATTTTCTTGAAGCGGATTGTGTGAGTGTTGTCAGATCTATGGTGGCGCAGACGGATAACAGGTCATCTTGGTGCCATGTTTTCAAGGAAGCAAAGGCGGCAATCACACTACTCCCGGCGTTTCGTACCGAGAAAATTAGAAGATAATGTAATAAAGTAGCTCCTGAATTAGCTCAATTAGCGATGCGTACTAAACATTGTGTTGTGTGGCGTATGCAAGCTCCTCCTTGTATCACAGAGCTGCTTGATCATGATTGTATCCAACCTCTTGAGTGATCAATAAAGCATTTTCTTCctcgaaaaaaaaacttcatttATTCAGCCTTAAAAGATCCCACCACAGTAGGGGATCGGATGACCGATTCACCATCACCATTACTAGCTAGGtttttatatgtatatagtAGAGAAACCAAGTCAATTTaaactatagatggccaaatgagCCGCTCGGCCAGGCACGCCCGTGCCTAGGCCGAGGTCactcgggccggcacggcccgacttaTACATCGGGCcatgccgtgccgtgccagcccacgggtTGCACACACGGCCCAATAATACTCGggtcgtgccgggccggcccgaagacATAACAGTCCATTATGCTTCTCCAAAGAATATgtctatttttcctccctcaaCTTTTTGGGCTGTGTCTATATGGCTGGacaataagtctattttgtattccTCTTCTCTTTGGGTCTTGTCTTATATGGTTGATTAAGTCTATTTTGGATCCCTCTACTATTTTTCTTCAATTGTGCtaggccgtgccggcccaccgtgccgagggagtAGCtcaggcacggcacggctgtcgggccgggccggcacgggcacgacccTAGTCAGGCCGTAttgtgcttgggccgggccaaattgCCGTGCCTTGGGCTGGGCCGTCGAGCCgtcgggccatatggccatctataatttgaactcatttttttttaaatgacgGTCAAGGCTCAGCCATACTTGGTCAAAATTAATCCATCTGGCTGCAAACTTTAACTATATTTTATACATGGTACACTTGTTTTATTGTATCATCCGTAAGCAATACAAGTAATAATTGTATAAAATCCATAGCTATGAGTTCCaacaatctatatatatatatatatatatatatatatatatatatatatatatatatatatatatatatatatatatatatatatatatatatatatatatatatatatatatatatatatatatatatatatatatcaatcaaCGCTGGTAATTGATCTCATGGCATTCATTCTAATTGCAtgcattgatcgatcgatcgatcagttgCCGTACTTGGCCTTGTAATCCTGCCACAGCTGCTGCACGGTCTTCCCGGTGATCTGCACGAAGTAGTCGACATTGTACCCGTCCTTCAACTTGGCATTGATGTCGGCGACGAACCCTGGCTTGACGCTGTCGCAGTAGTCGAAGAACCTCGCCGTCACGGAGTAGCTGTCCTCCCAGCTGTTCCCTTGCCCCGGCTGCACCCAGCCGGCGGCGACGTAGCCGGCGCGCAGCCGCACGAAGTCGGCGATCCCCTCGTACACCCACGAGTGCGCCGCGTAGTCCTGCAGCCCCCACTGCCACACGTGCGTCGCCTCGTGGTACAGCACGCCGGTCACCTCCGTCCTCACGTCGCCGGAGCTGGAGCTGTAGCCGCCGACGTACCGCGCGCTCAGGTGGATGCCGTCGCCGCTGGTGAACGCCACGCCGTCGATGTCCTCCACGGTCAGGGTCACCGCGTCCACCGGcttccggtcgccgccgtcgccgggctGCTCGAAGGCGTCCCAGATGAAGGACGACGCGTCGGCGAGCACCTGCTTCGCGTAGTCCACGCCGACCTCCCGGTCGAACCGCTGCCCGCCGGCGGTGCTCGACGCCGTGTTCGTCGCATCGAACGTCACGGCGCCAGCGGCcgtcgcggccgcggccgcggcggccatgaGCGCCGCGAGAGTGGCCATGTGGAAAggcttcatttttctttttatgatcTTGTATTATCGATGTTTGTTACGGAATTTTGCTAACCATGGTAGGGTTTATATAGGTTAGAGAAAAATGTGTTTTCGAAATTCGAGGATAAGTTTGATTAGCTAGGTGATTGTTTTTTTAAGTCTATAGTCAAATCGATTGACTTGGAATTAGTCAAAATTGGTTATATTTCTTCTGAAATTTGATGGAAGGAAGCTGGCCCGTGAAGATTTGATATGGACatctaatattttatttttgtttttattccaATCAAACCAGGAGTTGTTTATTAGTCTCAGATAAAAGAAGTGCAGTGACGGCAAAGGAAACGCCTGAAAATAATCTGGCTTTTAGTATCATGACTTCTAACTCTTCTGGATGCATCAATTAATGTATGTTTGCAGATCCGCTAGCAATTTcactatgggtgtgtttagttgggaaaaagaaaatttttgggtgtcatatcagaagtttgaccggatgtcggaaggggttttcggacacgaatgaaaaaactaatttcagaactcgccgggaaaccgcgagacgaatcttttgagcctaattaagccgtcattagcacatgtgggttactatagcacttatggctaatcatggactaattaggctcaaaagattcgtctcgctatTTCCCCataactgtacaattagttttttctttttatttatatttaatactctatgcatgtgtctaaagatttgatgtgatgttttttggaaaaaattttggaaactaaacGGGCCCTCTCTTCTCTATCTGAACATAATATAAATATGCGTGTCCTAATTAATATCAAGCATATACATCTGAAATTATTTTTGCCATTGCGTGTCGGCATTACATTTCGTGTTGGAGACGGTGCAGCTTGACTTAATTTGCCAAGAGATTAATTTCCATGTTGCCAATAATTAGATACAATTCAGATCCTCTTCAGTACTACGCATGCAGCACTGCAGACTAACATGTAGGCCCGAGGatttgtggggcccacatgttagtgagcAGTACTGCAGAGAACCTCAGTGGAGATGGGACATGTGTGACCAGCCAATTTCCACCAATAATATTTCAAATCTTTCCTGTTGCAAAAATGAATATGTACTCTAAAATGAGAAGTTTTTTTAGGACAAACTTTAAATCCTAAAATGGCATCGAGGAAGTAGTAGCATTTAGGAGTAACCATTTATGGAGTCATGATAGATTGACAGGACAGTACTTGAAGCTTTGACAGTGAGCACAAATTGATTACAGATGGAGTATAACAAGATCAGGCAGTAGTATTTCGTTGAATTTTCAGTAAAGTTTCAGGCCTGCTTAGATTATagttaaaataaatattattaaattttattaatgctaaaattttagcaatttaaCAATATTGTTAAGttttgacaggatttcttatgtatttatcagAGTTTAATAATGAACTAAATGGATGCATATATTTAACAACTTTACctaaatttggtaagatttattttagctacaatCTAAACAGTCCCTCGGACATCAAACATGGCTTTATTTATTGCCTTATTATCCACATATCTGATACTAACTACAGTACTActatagtactatatatatatatggccacCTCGCCGGAGCTGACGTCACGTCAGCTAGCCGCCGTACTTGGCCTTGTAATCTTGCCAGAGCTGGTCGATGGTCTTGCCGGAGATCTGGACGAAGAAGTCGTCGCTGTATCCGTCCTTCATCTTGCCGTTGAGCTGCGCCACGAACCCCTGCACCACCGCCGGCGAGTCGCAGTAGTCGAGGAACCTCGCCGTCACGTCGTACCCCTGGTCCCACCGGTCGCCCTGCCCGGGCTGCACCCAGTGCGGCGGCGCGTAGCCGGCGCGCAGTCGGACGAAGTCGGCGATCCCCTCGATCAgcccgccgtcggcgccgccgcggccgtcccACTGCCACACGTGCGTCGCCTCGTGGTACAGCACGCCGGTCACCTCCGCCctcacgtcgccggcggcgctgtAGCCGCCGACGTACCGAGCGCTCAGGTGGATGCCGTCGCCGCTGGTGAACGCCACGCCGTCGATGTCCTCCACGGTCAGGGTCACCGCGTCCACCGGcttccggtcgccgccgtcgccgggctGCTCGAAGGTGTCCCAGATGAAGGACGACGCGTCGGCGAGCATCTGCTTCGCGTAGTCCACGCCGACCTCCCGGTCGACCGCTGCCCGCCGGCGGTGTTCGACGCCGTGTTCGTCGCGTCGAACGTCACGGCGCCGGCCGTCGCGGCCACGGCGGCCATGAGCGCCGCGAGAGCGGCCACGTGAGAAggcttcatttttttaaaaaaaaaataaaaatcttatGGATGCACTTGCAAATTCGATAACAATGGCAGGGTTTATATAGGTTAGAGAAATGTGTTTTCGAGGATAAGTGTGATCAGCTAGCTGATGATTTTTAATCTATAGTCAAATCAATTGACTTGGAATTAGTCCAGATTGGTTATGTTTCTTCTCAAATCTGATGGAAGGAAGCTGGCCCGTGAAGATTTGATGTGGACATACGTGTCATAcctaatatttatttatttattccaaTCAAACCAGAAGTTGTTTACAGTATTAGTCTTGGATAAAACAAGTGCAGCGACGGCAAGGAAACGCTGGAAATAATCCAAGCTTAATCTGACTTATAGTAGTGTCATGACTTCTAACTCTTCTGGATGCATCATTTAATG
Above is a window of Oryza sativa Japonica Group chromosome 10, ASM3414082v1 DNA encoding:
- the LOC4348972 gene encoding uncharacterized protein, with amino-acid sequence MKPFHMATLAALMAAAAAAATAAGAVTFDATNTASSTAGGQRFDREVGVDYAKQVLADASSFIWDAFEQPGDGGDRKPVDAVTLTVEDIDGVAFTSGDGIHLSARYVGGYSSSSGDVRTEVTGVLYHEATHVWQWGLQDYAAHSWVYEGIADFVRLRAGYVAAGWVQPGQGNSWEDSYSVTARFFDYCDSVKPGFVADINAKLKDGYNVDYFVQITGKTVQQLWQDYKAKYGN